A region from the Arthrobacter gengyunqii genome encodes:
- a CDS encoding helix-turn-helix transcriptional regulator — translation MSGSGTLRAGDAPVLLFGREREAQEITSRLLEPGRRGAVIVGDGGMGKSALADHVLEQLDGIVTATFIHGSPVLSRMSYGVLSPYLEAAGPDDMDSPLAVLRTIRRYFRRLSETGSPQPLLVIDDAQWLDEASCHVLTQLAMSGELRLLVLTRPRAQNIHELLSLARDGLLARIDLGALSPEAVHEVCSGILGGPVLRASSALLSRASGGNPLYLKALLAQSRRLGRLVAGNGAWFLRGEPDGLDASVVDLVKGQLSARTAEERETLETLALAQPLPRPVLLAVCGPAAVHALLADGLVQAAPGPSEPLSLAQPLHAEVIRFLVPAVRSAAIRAKVLTALAETHPPEESESAEKAAWLRRLEWALDCGDAIADEELLHAARMANDEGRSALALRFGSAVRRAANVLPARVEIAAASAETGEFAQAQLLLEGMLEPETLAPDEETLVRAGLAAARLYQRTGRSGEELDALADAWCTASANLSARSGGPGEAAAHVSRGAELLRIRSLMMAGDYPLAQDRLTAFTRGPLPEQADPEGLWAIVAHGLLTEILISSGRIGSALEHSGAAMKLIERIGGPLHAYCGSVVVQHAQALLHGGQFSELERLLAAKLEAPAHQLIAYGGTLGVFEGAVEIQQGRLREGLQRLHPAVEALRFSDPQLLLPYALGLAGYASTVVGDQNQTVRYAKELRGLSRRGPRALWLVGQAYAAAALASPEPGGTIPVKLAEIAAQARDEGFLAAEKDILELCLAVGDLRQASRLQEVSAGFEGGAAQALHAYAAAVASGNPDLMVSAADEAVRHRKYLLAVESIGHAIRFYGSHGNLRRQRALIQQLRRRRGELAGVTVSYLSPSLHLVRLTRREHEIVDLLLSGASTKDVAAYFTLSQRTVEGHVYRIYVKLGISRRADLEGAYRALEPGASPASLE, via the coding sequence ATGAGCGGTTCGGGCACTCTTCGGGCAGGCGATGCACCTGTCCTGCTGTTCGGCCGGGAACGGGAAGCGCAGGAGATTACCTCGCGGCTGCTGGAACCAGGGCGGCGCGGAGCAGTCATCGTGGGAGACGGCGGCATGGGCAAGTCGGCGCTCGCGGACCACGTCCTGGAGCAGCTGGACGGGATCGTCACCGCAACCTTCATCCACGGCAGCCCGGTGCTGTCGCGCATGTCCTACGGTGTGCTCTCGCCCTATCTGGAGGCAGCCGGACCTGATGACATGGATTCTCCGCTGGCGGTGCTCCGCACCATCCGGCGCTACTTCCGCCGGCTCAGCGAGACCGGAAGCCCCCAGCCGCTGCTGGTGATTGATGACGCCCAGTGGCTGGATGAGGCCAGCTGCCATGTGCTGACGCAGCTGGCCATGTCGGGAGAGCTGAGACTGCTGGTGCTGACCCGTCCACGTGCGCAGAACATCCATGAGCTGCTGTCGCTGGCTCGTGACGGGCTGCTGGCGCGCATCGACCTCGGTGCCTTATCGCCGGAAGCCGTCCACGAAGTGTGTTCGGGAATCCTGGGCGGACCCGTGCTGCGGGCTTCCTCGGCGCTGCTGTCCAGGGCATCGGGCGGCAACCCGTTGTACCTCAAGGCCCTGCTGGCCCAGTCACGCAGGCTGGGCCGCTTGGTTGCAGGCAACGGTGCCTGGTTCCTGCGCGGGGAACCCGACGGATTGGATGCCTCGGTGGTGGACCTGGTCAAGGGCCAGCTGAGTGCGCGGACCGCCGAGGAGCGGGAAACCCTGGAAACCCTGGCTTTGGCCCAGCCGCTGCCCCGTCCCGTGCTGCTAGCCGTGTGCGGACCGGCCGCAGTCCATGCCCTTCTCGCCGACGGGCTCGTGCAGGCCGCGCCGGGTCCTTCCGAGCCGCTTTCCCTGGCCCAGCCGCTGCACGCCGAGGTCATTCGGTTCCTGGTCCCTGCCGTGCGCAGCGCAGCCATCCGCGCCAAGGTGCTGACCGCGCTGGCGGAGACACACCCGCCGGAGGAGTCCGAGTCCGCCGAAAAGGCAGCTTGGCTGCGTCGGTTGGAGTGGGCACTGGACTGCGGTGACGCCATCGCGGACGAGGAGCTGCTGCACGCAGCGAGGATGGCGAACGACGAGGGCCGGTCAGCCCTGGCACTCCGCTTTGGTTCCGCCGTCCGCCGTGCCGCCAACGTACTGCCTGCCCGGGTGGAAATTGCCGCCGCATCTGCGGAAACAGGCGAGTTTGCCCAGGCGCAGCTGCTGCTGGAGGGAATGCTGGAACCGGAAACACTCGCGCCGGATGAGGAAACCCTGGTCCGTGCCGGGTTGGCAGCGGCGCGGCTGTATCAGCGGACCGGCCGGAGCGGGGAGGAGCTGGACGCTCTTGCTGATGCGTGGTGCACGGCTTCGGCGAACCTGTCGGCGCGAAGCGGCGGGCCAGGGGAAGCAGCGGCCCACGTGTCCCGCGGCGCCGAACTCCTGCGTATCCGTTCCCTGATGATGGCCGGCGACTACCCGTTGGCCCAGGACCGGCTTACGGCGTTTACCCGCGGACCGTTGCCCGAGCAGGCGGATCCGGAGGGACTTTGGGCCATCGTCGCACACGGACTGCTGACGGAAATCCTGATTTCCAGCGGAAGGATCGGCAGCGCACTCGAACACTCAGGGGCGGCCATGAAACTGATCGAGCGGATCGGCGGACCACTGCACGCGTACTGCGGATCCGTGGTGGTGCAGCACGCCCAGGCCCTGCTGCACGGAGGACAGTTCAGCGAGTTGGAACGGCTCCTGGCGGCAAAGCTGGAAGCCCCGGCGCACCAGCTCATCGCTTACGGCGGCACCCTCGGCGTGTTCGAGGGGGCAGTGGAAATCCAGCAGGGCCGGCTGCGTGAGGGGCTGCAGCGCCTGCATCCCGCCGTGGAAGCGCTGCGATTTTCCGACCCGCAGCTGCTGCTGCCCTATGCCCTGGGCCTTGCAGGCTACGCCTCAACCGTGGTCGGGGACCAGAATCAGACGGTCCGCTACGCCAAGGAGCTGCGCGGACTAAGCCGCAGGGGGCCGCGGGCGCTGTGGCTCGTGGGACAGGCCTATGCTGCCGCGGCCCTGGCCTCACCCGAACCCGGCGGAACCATACCGGTGAAACTGGCCGAAATCGCCGCACAGGCACGGGACGAAGGATTCCTCGCGGCTGAAAAAGACATTCTGGAGCTGTGCCTCGCCGTCGGCGACCTCCGGCAGGCGTCCCGGCTGCAGGAAGTCAGCGCAGGCTTTGAAGGCGGCGCAGCGCAGGCGCTGCATGCGTATGCTGCCGCCGTTGCCTCCGGAAACCCGGACCTGATGGTCTCCGCAGCAGATGAAGCGGTGCGGCACCGCAAGTATCTCCTGGCGGTGGAATCCATCGGCCATGCCATCCGTTTCTACGGAAGCCACGGCAATCTTCGCCGTCAGCGCGCCCTCATTCAGCAGCTGCGGCGGCGCCGCGGTGAATTGGCCGGCGTCACTGTGTCCTATCTAAGCCCGTCGCTGCATCTGGTCCGGCTGACCCGCCGCGAACACGAGATCGTTGACCTGCTTCTCTCCGGTGCAAGCACCAAGGATGTGGCGGCGTACTTCACGCTGTCGCAGCGGACGGTGGAGGGCCATGTCTACCGGATTTATGTGAAACTGGGCATCAGCCGGCGTGCTGATCTGGAGGGCGCCTACCGGGCGCTCGAACCCGGTGCCAGCCCCGCTTCCCTGGAGTAA